A region of Anticarsia gemmatalis isolate Benzon Research Colony breed Stoneville strain chromosome 10, ilAntGemm2 primary, whole genome shotgun sequence DNA encodes the following proteins:
- the LOC142976085 gene encoding zinc finger C4H2 domain-containing protein isoform X1, with product MTAENEREIYHKLEAMKEIRNKTITLERLKRSILNEVRSGDQEGRCLAQYKREMELLQQEKMSHVEELRQIHADINAMETVIKQTEESMTRKLSNASRLHEDYRPLKAEVDLLRRQCLGLDRLPDLHEEEGSPITPDVGGDSRFPSLPGGGSSQAPPAGSRPLATFLPPAAPRKPPPPPPAFRSALDQDFITVSLRQQPPPMKSCLSCHQQIHRNAPICPLCKAKSRSRNPKKPKKK from the exons atgaCCGCTGAAAACGAACGTGAAATATATCATAAGTTGGAGGCAATGAAGGAGATCAG GAATAAAACAATAACCCTGGAGCGTCTGAAGCGCAGCATCTTAAATGAGGTGCGCAGCGGGGACCAGGAGGGCCGCTGCCTCGCACAGTACAAGCGAGAGATGGAGCTGCTGCAGCAGGAGAAGATGAGCCACGTGGAGGAACTGCGCCAGATACATGCTGATATCAATGCA ATGGAGACAGTGATAAAGCAGACAGAGGAGAGCATGACGCGCAAGCTGTCGAACGCGTCGCGGCTGCACGAGGACTACCGCCCGCTGAAGGCCGAGGTGGACCTGCTGCGGCGCCAGTGCCTCGGCCTCGACCGCCTGCCCGACCTGCACGAGGAGGAGGGCAGCCCCATCACACCCGA TGTCGGTGGTGACAGCCGGTTCCCGTCGCTGCCGGGCGGCGGCAGCAGCCAGGCGCCGCCGGCGGGGTCCCGGCCACTCGCCACGTTCCTGCCGCCCGCCGCCCCGCGcaagccgccgccgccgccgcccgcgttCAGGTCTGCTCTCGACCAAGATTTCATTACCGTCTCGCTGAG ACAACAGCCGCCGCCGATGAAGTCGTGTCTGTCGTGCCACCAGCAGATCCACCGCAACGCGCCCATCTGTCCGCTGTGCAAGGCCAAGTCGCGCTCCCGCAACCCCAAGAAGCCCAAGAAGAAATAG
- the LOC142976085 gene encoding zinc finger C4H2 domain-containing protein isoform X3 — protein MTAENEREIYHKLEAMKEIRNKTITLERLKRSILNEVRSGDQEGRCLAQYKREMELLQQEKMSHVEELRQIHADINAMETVIKQTEESMTRKLSNASRLHEDYRPLKAEVDLLRRQCLGLDRLPDLHEEEGSPITPDVGGDSRFPSLPGGGSSQAPPAGSRPLATFLPPAAPRKPPPPPPAFRQQPPPMKSCLSCHQQIHRNAPICPLCKAKSRSRNPKKPKKK, from the exons atgaCCGCTGAAAACGAACGTGAAATATATCATAAGTTGGAGGCAATGAAGGAGATCAG GAATAAAACAATAACCCTGGAGCGTCTGAAGCGCAGCATCTTAAATGAGGTGCGCAGCGGGGACCAGGAGGGCCGCTGCCTCGCACAGTACAAGCGAGAGATGGAGCTGCTGCAGCAGGAGAAGATGAGCCACGTGGAGGAACTGCGCCAGATACATGCTGATATCAATGCA ATGGAGACAGTGATAAAGCAGACAGAGGAGAGCATGACGCGCAAGCTGTCGAACGCGTCGCGGCTGCACGAGGACTACCGCCCGCTGAAGGCCGAGGTGGACCTGCTGCGGCGCCAGTGCCTCGGCCTCGACCGCCTGCCCGACCTGCACGAGGAGGAGGGCAGCCCCATCACACCCGA TGTCGGTGGTGACAGCCGGTTCCCGTCGCTGCCGGGCGGCGGCAGCAGCCAGGCGCCGCCGGCGGGGTCCCGGCCACTCGCCACGTTCCTGCCGCCCGCCGCCCCGCGcaagccgccgccgccgccgcccgcgttCAG ACAACAGCCGCCGCCGATGAAGTCGTGTCTGTCGTGCCACCAGCAGATCCACCGCAACGCGCCCATCTGTCCGCTGTGCAAGGCCAAGTCGCGCTCCCGCAACCCCAAGAAGCCCAAGAAGAAATAG
- the LOC142976085 gene encoding zinc finger C4H2 domain-containing protein isoform X2, producing MTAENEREIYHKLEAMKEIRNKTITLERLKRSILNEVRSGDQEGRCLAQYKREMELLQQEKMSHVEELRQIHADINAMETVIKQTEESMTRKLSNASRLHEDYRPLKAEVDLLRRQCLGLDRLPDLHEEEGSPITPDRFPSLPGGGSSQAPPAGSRPLATFLPPAAPRKPPPPPPAFRSALDQDFITVSLRQQPPPMKSCLSCHQQIHRNAPICPLCKAKSRSRNPKKPKKK from the exons atgaCCGCTGAAAACGAACGTGAAATATATCATAAGTTGGAGGCAATGAAGGAGATCAG GAATAAAACAATAACCCTGGAGCGTCTGAAGCGCAGCATCTTAAATGAGGTGCGCAGCGGGGACCAGGAGGGCCGCTGCCTCGCACAGTACAAGCGAGAGATGGAGCTGCTGCAGCAGGAGAAGATGAGCCACGTGGAGGAACTGCGCCAGATACATGCTGATATCAATGCA ATGGAGACAGTGATAAAGCAGACAGAGGAGAGCATGACGCGCAAGCTGTCGAACGCGTCGCGGCTGCACGAGGACTACCGCCCGCTGAAGGCCGAGGTGGACCTGCTGCGGCGCCAGTGCCTCGGCCTCGACCGCCTGCCCGACCTGCACGAGGAGGAGGGCAGCCCCATCACACCCGA CCGGTTCCCGTCGCTGCCGGGCGGCGGCAGCAGCCAGGCGCCGCCGGCGGGGTCCCGGCCACTCGCCACGTTCCTGCCGCCCGCCGCCCCGCGcaagccgccgccgccgccgcccgcgttCAGGTCTGCTCTCGACCAAGATTTCATTACCGTCTCGCTGAG ACAACAGCCGCCGCCGATGAAGTCGTGTCTGTCGTGCCACCAGCAGATCCACCGCAACGCGCCCATCTGTCCGCTGTGCAAGGCCAAGTCGCGCTCCCGCAACCCCAAGAAGCCCAAGAAGAAATAG
- the LOC142976085 gene encoding zinc finger C4H2 domain-containing protein isoform X4, with translation MTAENEREIYHKLEAMKEIRNKTITLERLKRSILNEVRSGDQEGRCLAQYKREMELLQQEKMSHVEELRQIHADINAMETVIKQTEESMTRKLSNASRLHEDYRPLKAEVDLLRRQCLGLDRLPDLHEEEGSPITPDRFPSLPGGGSSQAPPAGSRPLATFLPPAAPRKPPPPPPAFRQQPPPMKSCLSCHQQIHRNAPICPLCKAKSRSRNPKKPKKK, from the exons atgaCCGCTGAAAACGAACGTGAAATATATCATAAGTTGGAGGCAATGAAGGAGATCAG GAATAAAACAATAACCCTGGAGCGTCTGAAGCGCAGCATCTTAAATGAGGTGCGCAGCGGGGACCAGGAGGGCCGCTGCCTCGCACAGTACAAGCGAGAGATGGAGCTGCTGCAGCAGGAGAAGATGAGCCACGTGGAGGAACTGCGCCAGATACATGCTGATATCAATGCA ATGGAGACAGTGATAAAGCAGACAGAGGAGAGCATGACGCGCAAGCTGTCGAACGCGTCGCGGCTGCACGAGGACTACCGCCCGCTGAAGGCCGAGGTGGACCTGCTGCGGCGCCAGTGCCTCGGCCTCGACCGCCTGCCCGACCTGCACGAGGAGGAGGGCAGCCCCATCACACCCGA CCGGTTCCCGTCGCTGCCGGGCGGCGGCAGCAGCCAGGCGCCGCCGGCGGGGTCCCGGCCACTCGCCACGTTCCTGCCGCCCGCCGCCCCGCGcaagccgccgccgccgccgcccgcgttCAG ACAACAGCCGCCGCCGATGAAGTCGTGTCTGTCGTGCCACCAGCAGATCCACCGCAACGCGCCCATCTGTCCGCTGTGCAAGGCCAAGTCGCGCTCCCGCAACCCCAAGAAGCCCAAGAAGAAATAG